The bacterium DNA segment ATCGAACTGTCCACAGCCGAAAGGAACCGCCATGCGCACCTTCTCGCTCGCCTGCCTGTTCGTCCTGGCGCTGGCCCCGCTCGCCGCCGCACAATCCGTCCACGACGACGACCTCGCCGCCAAGCTCGACCGGGTCCTTGAGACCCTGGACGGCTTCGGCCATCGCCTGGACATGCTCGAGAAGCGCATCGACGACGGCCTGTGGTTCGACCGCGTGGGCGACGTCGCGGCCATCGACAAGGTGCGGCTGTGGGGACCGCCCCGCTGGAAGGAGGAGTCGCCGACGGCCATCGGCGCCGGCCAGCCGCTCAAATTCTGGGCCTACGTGTTCATCCCGCGCGATCTCGACCGCACCAGGAAGGCGCCGCTGCTGGTGTTCCCCCACGACGGCGTGCACGGCGATTTCACCACCTACTACTGCCACATCGTGCGGGAGCTGCTGGCCCAGGGTTACGTGATCGTGGCGCCGGAGTACCGCGGCAGCACGGGCTACGGCCGCGGCGTCTACGAGAACATCGACTACGGCGGGCTGGAGACCGAGGACGCCCACGCCTGCCGCGCCTACGTGCTGGAGAACTACCCCTTCGTGGACGACGGCCGCGTGGGCCTGATCGGCTGGAGCCACGGCGGGCTGATCGGGCTGATGACCGTCTTCGACCACCCCGGCGACTACGCCTGCTGCTACGCCGGCGTGCCCGTCAGCGACCTGATCGCGCGCCTGGGCTACCTGGGCGAGGACTACGCCGCCCTCTACTCGGCCGACTACCACATCGGCCAGACCGTGGAGGAGAACATCGCGGAATACCGCCGGCGCTCACCGGCCTGGAACGCCCACCGGCTGAAGACCCCGCTGCTGGTGCACACCAACCGCGGCGACGAGGACGTGAACGTACTCGAGGTCGAGCACCTGATCAAGGCGCTGAAGGCCGAGGGCAAGGACTTCGCGCACGAGATCTACGATGTGCCCGGCGGTCACAGCTTCGACCGGCTCGACACGCGCCAGGCCCAGGAGATCCGTCTGAAGATCTACAGGTTCCTGGCCACGCATCTCGAGCCGGCGCACCCCTTCGCCGACGTGAAGGCGCTGCACGCGGCGGGGTACAGATAGCCGACCCGGCACGAGCGACGGGGAGGTCACGGCCGCCCCTTTTCCGCTTTCGGAAGCATGCGGCCGGGGCGTCCCGGGCCTAGATTGGGCCCCATGGACAAGCGCCGGATACTGAAACGCCTGCTCGGGCCCGCGGCCGGCGGCGCCGTCGGCTACGCCGTCTCCTACCTCTCCGCCTGCGCCGGCAGCACCTGAGGCATCACGGGCAACCCGCTGGTCGCCGTGATCTTCGGCGCCGTGGCGGGGCTGGTCCTGACCTCCGGTGGAGGGAAAACCAAGTAGACACGACGAGTTGACGGGCCCCCATTGACTCCGCAGTCTGCAGTTGATATCCTGAATTCAGATTGAACGCCCCCGCCACCCTACCCCGAGCAGGATGTTGATCCATGCGCTCTCTGCTCCTGTGGTTGTTCGTGCTGGCCTGTTTCGCCACTACGGCCGCCGCCAACGAATATCTCTGGTGCTTCAACGCCGACGAGGTGCGGGCCGAGGTCGACCCCGCCACGGCCGAGGTGACCGTCAGCCACGCTGCGGCCTTGTACAACTGCTGCCCCGACCCGATCACATACGACGTGCAGTTCGGTGATGAGACCCTGTTCGTGGTGGAGCACGTCGCCGCCGATCCACCCTGCGACTGCAACTGCTGCTTCGATCTCGGCGTGAAGATCCACGACGTGCCGCCCGGCCTGTGGTGGATCGGCTTCTCCTGGCGCGACGAGGAAACCGGCGAATGGATCGAATGGCACGGCGAGATCGTCGTGCCCGACATGGGCCAGGGCTATGCGGGCGGCGAAATCGAACCCGAGAGCTCCGGCTGCCTGTCCGCGACGGCCGTGGAGGAACCGGCCAGCGAGCAGCTCACCTGGAGCGCCCTGAAGACCTGTTACCGCTGAGCCCGCGGCACGCGTACGGAAGGAAGAACGATATGAAATGTTTCATCGCCTTCGCCTGCGCGGCGATGCTCCTGGCCGGACCGGCCGCCGCCCGGGCCGACGACTGGTGCCTGGACGGGGACGGCCTGCGTGTGGAGATCGACGGCGCGACGGTCACGGTCTGCCACGACGCGGCCCGCTACAACTGCTGTCCCGATCCGTTCCAGTACGCGGTGTCGTGGGATTTCGACACCCTGGTGGTGACCGAGACGGAAGTGCTGACCAACCCTTGTTACTGCCTCTGCTGCTATGACCTCTCCACGACGATCGAGGACGTGCCCCCGGGACAATTCACCCTGCGCCTGCGCTGGTTCGACTACGAGACGTTGGACTGGGCGCAACTCGAGGCGCCTTTCGGCGTGGATGACGTTGGCCAGTCCGGCACGCACGTCCTGGGCGCGTCGCAATCCTCGGGCTGCCTGGCCGCCTCCGGGAACACCGCGCGCAGCTGGAGCCGGGTCAAGACGCTCTACCGCTGAAATGAGCAGGCGGACCGCCGCGGGGCCGGTCCGCCTTCGTCTGTCCGGACGGGATTATCAGTGGTGATGATCGTGGCCCTGGCCCTCGGCGCCCTCGGCCGCCATCCACTTGGCGTACTCGTCGATCGTCCGCTGACCGTGCGTGCGGATCATCTTCACGACGTCGGGATCCTTGCTGGAGATGATCGAGATGTGGGTGTCTCCGGACGTGAAGTAATCCATGTCGGCGCCGGCCATCATCAGCGCGCCGTAGGACCGGCACATGGCGCACAGAGGCATCTGCTCGCCGGCCTGGAGCCTGGCGGCGACGGCCTGCATCCTGGCCATCAGCTTCTGGAACCGCTCCTCGTAGGCCGCGGGCACCGTGTTGACCTCCACCAGCCCGTTGGCGAAGAGCTGATTGTCCCACGTCATGTTGGCGAAGAGCTCGGAATCCTCGGTCAGGTTCTTGCACATGCCGCAGTTCTCCAGGTCGAACCAGTCTTCGGCGGCCAGGGATACGCCCGCGAGGAGCAGGACGACGGCCAGGAACGTGGTCATCGATAATGTCTTCATCGAACGCGTCTCCTTGTGAGGGTTGAAGGTCTCCAACCAAGATACCGGCATTTTCCCGGAACATCAAACCGTCATGGCGCGATCCGGGAGTCGCCGGCGCGGGAAGGCGGCGCGGATTCTCCCCATGACGAATCCGCGCCCACCGGGTGGTCATTCGGCGGCGATCGTGACGCGGATCACCCCGGCCGCGGCCGGATAGACGTACCCGTCGTCCACCATGCGCACATCCGTGTCCGGGTCGGCGGTGCCGCTGTTGGCCGCAGCCTGTCGCGGCGCCTGGTCCGGGCCGGCGCCGGGCCACTGGTTCATCTCCGTGCCCGCATCCCACAGGTTGACCATGGCGGTCACGTTGCCCTCGACCGGATCGCCCTGGGCATCGAACAGCGCCAGGCTGCCGTCGCCGAAGCCGTAGAACAGGTCGTTGGACTGACCGAACATCGAGCCGAAGGAGAGACGGTCGCCCTCGCCGGCCGTGAACGCGAAGGTGCAGGCGTCGCCCGGGAAGATGGGTCCCGCGGCCGCGGCACCGTCGGGGACGGTGAAGACGCCGGCGGACGACACGTCGTCCAGGGTCTGCAGGTAGCCGACCAGCGCGCCGGGGTCGGCGTCCTCGGCCAGGGCCTCGAGACCGTGGCCGCCGTTGGGCTGGCCGTCGGCATACATGAACCTGCCGGCTGCGTGCACCGCATAGGCGCCCGGCGCCAGGGGCGTCACCACGCCTGTGCGCGGGGCCAGGGCCGCGGCCAGGCCGGCCGGATTGCCGTCCTCGGCGACATGCTCGAGACCCTCGCCGCGGTCGGTCATGTCCTCGGTGAAGAGGGGGGCGGTTCCCGCGTGCACCGCGTAGACGCCGGGCGCGAGGGGCACCGCCAGCGACGGGCCAGACGAGGGCGAAAGGGTCGCGGAATCGGAGACGTTCTCGATGCGCACGGTGAACTCGCCGCCGCCTTCGGGGGTGACGACCACCTGGATCACGTCGGATACGGCGGGGTAGGCATAGCCGTCGTCCACCATCCGCACGGTGTCGTCGGGATCGGCGGCGCCGGCGTTCGCGCCGGATTGCCGCGGCGCCTGGTCCATGCCGAGCCCGGGCTCCTGATTCGCCTCGGTGCCGGCGTCCCACAGGCGGACCTGATCGGTGACGTCGCCGTCGAGCGGGGCGGACTTGGCGCCGTAGAGGGCGATACCGCCGCCGCCGGGCGCGTAGAACAGGTCGTTGGAATGGACGAACATGGTGGCGAAGGAGAGACGGTCGCCGGGCGCCGCGCCGACACGGAATTCGTAGGCTTGTCCCGGACCGATGGGGCCGGGCGTGTCGGCGCCGACCGGCGTGTCGAACGCGCCGCTGGTCAGGCAATCCCTGGCGTCGCTGACATTGGCGACGGTTACGGTGAAATCGGCGGTCGAGGTCGACGGCCCCGCCCCGTCGTCGGAGCAGCCCGC contains these protein-coding regions:
- a CDS encoding prolyl oligopeptidase family serine peptidase codes for the protein MRTFSLACLFVLALAPLAAAQSVHDDDLAAKLDRVLETLDGFGHRLDMLEKRIDDGLWFDRVGDVAAIDKVRLWGPPRWKEESPTAIGAGQPLKFWAYVFIPRDLDRTRKAPLLVFPHDGVHGDFTTYYCHIVRELLAQGYVIVAPEYRGSTGYGRGVYENIDYGGLETEDAHACRAYVLENYPFVDDGRVGLIGWSHGGLIGLMTVFDHPGDYACCYAGVPVSDLIARLGYLGEDYAALYSADYHIGQTVEENIAEYRRRSPAWNAHRLKTPLLVHTNRGDEDVNVLEVEHLIKALKAEGKDFAHEIYDVPGGHSFDRLDTRQAQEIRLKIYRFLATHLEPAHPFADVKALHAAGYR
- a CDS encoding spondin domain-containing protein, giving the protein MFTKTSIRSPWPVLLLLAAVAGCSDDGAGPSTSTADFTVTVANVSDARDCLTSGAFDTPVGADTPGPIGPGQAYEFRVGAAPGDRLSFATMFVHSNDLFYAPGGGGIALYGAKSAPLDGDVTDQVRLWDAGTEANQEPGLGMDQAPRQSGANAGAADPDDTVRMVDDGYAYPAVSDVIQVVVTPEGGGEFTVRIENVSDSATLSPSSGPSLAVPLAPGVYAVHAGTAPLFTEDMTDRGEGLEHVAEDGNPAGLAAALAPRTGVVTPLAPGAYAVHAAGRFMYADGQPNGGHGLEALAEDADPGALVGYLQTLDDVSSAGVFTVPDGAAAAGPIFPGDACTFAFTAGEGDRLSFGSMFGQSNDLFYGFGDGSLALFDAQGDPVEGNVTAMVNLWDAGTEMNQWPGAGPDQAPRQAAANSGTADPDTDVRMVDDGYVYPAAAGVIRVTIAAE